The following is a genomic window from Halopelagius inordinatus.
TGGTTCGACTTCAAGATCAGTTTCCCCGACGAGGAAGACTCGTTCTTCGACGGCGGTGCCTTCTACCCGCAAAAGAAGTACACGACGATTCTGCACGAGATGATTTCGGACTGCGACGTCGTCCGCGACGGGGTGACCGGCCTCGACACCAACGGAAACGAGATTCGAGCGCTCGAAACCGAGAGCGGCCGGCGTATCGAAGACGACCTATTCGTCAGTACTATCGACCCGAGCATCCTCGTCGACGACGTCGACGTGTCGCTCAACTACCGCAGCATGGTCATTCTGGGAGCGCACGTCGAAGCATCCGAACGGCTGTTTCCCCCGCACGTGAACTGGGCGTACTTCCCGAACGAGTACGAGTTCACGCGCGTCACGGATTACGATTTCACGCCGCAGGAGATACCCGAAGACGAGTACATTCTCACCATCGAGTTCCCCTGTTTTCTCGACGAAGACATGTGGTCTCGGTCGGACGAGTGGTTCGAGGACTACTTGCTCTCGTTTTTCGACGACCACGACATCGAAGCGGAGGTCCTCTCGCTGGAAGCGCGACGCGCCCCGCGCGCGTATCCGCTCCCCGTCGAAGAGGAACTCGAGAAGTTCGAACTCATCAACGGGCGAGTTAGCGAGTACGAGAACATGCACAACCTCGGTCGCGTGAGCACGTACGAGTACATCTGGATCAAAGATATCGTCCAGCAAGCCTACGAGACAGTCGACGACATTACCGCGAGGGCAGCCCCTCGAGAGTGATCGAACGGTGATCTCACTTGTGTGTCTATGCGAATAGACGACCTCCTCCGATCGGTGAAGAGTTCCTTCGGCGAGGAAACGTACGACCTGCTTCGCGAACGTCTCCGTCCGCTGTATCGGACCGCGAGGTACGACGTCGTCCAACCGGTACAGAACCGCCTGCGATTCGAGCGGCGGTTACGCGATGTTCCGGCCCAGCAGTTGGACGACCGGGACGTGCTATTCGTCGTCGTCGACTGCTTGCGCAACGACCACCTCTCTCGGGCGGGGTACGATCGAGAGACGACGCCGTTTCTCGACAGTCTGTCGGGGTACTCTCCGAACTGCGTCGCGGCCGCGCCCTGGACGTACTCGTCGGTTCCGTCGCTACTGAGCGGGCTCTACGCTCACAATCACGGTGCCGCCTACGATCAAGAGCTCCGCAATCAGAGCGTCAAAAACCCTCCAGCGACGGTTCGCGAAGACGTCTACACGCTCCCGGAGTTACTCGCGAAAGACGGCTACGAGACGTACTTCGACAGCGCAATCGTCACCGCCGAACTCCCCGTTCGCGGGCGGTTCGAGCGAACCGCGGTCCACCACGATGCGCCCGCCGACGAACTGATAGACAGATTCCTCGACTGGTGGGATTCGACCGGCGAGAGCCGGTTCGGATATCTCCAGTTGGGCGATTTACACTCCCCCCTTCACCGACCAGAGGAGTCGCCGTTCGGCGAAGTCGAGGACGTCCCGAACGTCGAACGCTGGGACTTCACCACGACGACCGAACCACGCGAAGAGTTCGAGACGTACCGACGAGAGCGGATTCGGCTCTACGACACCGTCCTCCGGTCCGTCGACGCGGAACTCCGTCGACTGTTCGAGGCGCTCTCGGCGCGTGGGGACCTCGACGACACGCTCGTCGTCGTCACCGGCGACCACGGTGAGGAGTTCTGGGAGCGAGTCGAACTCGAACGACGGCATTTCCACGACCCGCGCGGCGCTTACGGGACTGGGCACGGTCACGCACTCGTTCCAGAGGTGCTGTTCGTTCCGCTGATACTCGCCGGTGGCTGGGAGCACAACACCGACGGAGTCGTCTCGACGACCGACGTCGTTCCGACGGTTCTGGCGGAACTCGGCGCCCGCGACTCGGTGGGGGAGTACGACGGAGTTCCCCTCGATCGTCCTCCCGAAGACAGAGTGGTGCTCTCAGAAGAGATCGCCTACGGCTACGACCAACAGGCGGTCGTCCGAGGTTCTCATCTGCTCATCGACTCGCCGCACGAGTCCGAGACGGTCGTCCTCGACCTCGAATCCGACCGACAGATCGACGACCCGGACGTCGAAGCCGAACTCCGGTCGTTCTTGACCGACGACAAGCGCGTGGGGGACCCCTCTCATCTCGACTCTCGGACGGAGGACCAACTCGCGGACCTGGGGTATCTGTGACCGGTGTCGAATCCGAGAGACCCGCTGACCGCGGCCGGGCCTCCACTCGCGTCGAGTCGTAAGGTCGCGCCGCGCCTCGGCGAGACAGCGAGAGTCCCGACCACCGGAACGTATTTTGACCGCCTGGACATCACCAGTACCAATCGATGGGACGATTACTATCGCGAGACCGGACCAAAGAGGAGGAGTACCCCCTCGTCGGAATCGTCGTCCTCACGTGGGAGAACTACGAGGACACGGCCGAGTGTCTCGAATCGATACGGTCTGTCGCGTATCCGAACTTCGAGACCATCGTCGTCGACAACGGGTCGGCCGACGGGTCGCGGGAACGGTTGGTCGAGGAGTTCGACTGGTGTACGTTCGTCTTGAACGACGAGAACAGGGGATTCGCGGGCGGAAACAACCCCGGAATCGCCTGCGCTCTCTCCCGGGGCGTGGACTACGTCCTCCTCTTGAACAACGACACCGTCGTCGAACCGGATTTCCTGACTCCTCTCGTCGAGACGGCGGAGAAAAACGAGGACGTCGTCGGCGTCGGCGGCGTCGAGTACCGCGCCGGAAGCGACGAGATACTCCGCGCCGGCGGGAAGTTCTACCCCTACCTCGGCGGACGCGTCACGCCGGTGCGGGAGGTAGAGGCCGAAACCCCGTACGAGACGAACTACGTCCCCTCGTCGTTGCTCCTCCTCGACGGAGAGTTCGTCGAAACCAACGACGTGCTCCACGAGGGGTACTTCCTGGGCATGGACGACGTCGACGTCGCCGTGCAGGCCCGAAAGCAGGGAAAGCGGATGTTCGTCGACCCCCGGTCGACGATTCACCACAAGGAAGGGATGACCGGCGATAGGAGTCCGTTCATGACCTACCACTGGATGCGAAACCGATTACAGTTCGCGTCGATGCGACTGACCGGTCTCACCCGTGGTATCTTCTATCTGATGTTCGCGCTGACCGTCGTGCAGTTTTCGCTCATCTGGATTGCCAGGCGACGCGGTGACCTACTCCGTTCGACCTATTACGGCGTGGCCGACCACGCCCGAGACGGCGGGTTCCGCTCGTACGAGTTCTTCGGGTAGACGCAGATTGGGACGGTACTCCGCGCCTTCGGGCGGTTTAGTGCTTTTGACGGGGTTTTTCAGGTCGCCCGAATCGGTGCCGCCGGGTCTGTGTACCGTCACCTCGAGGAAAGTTCTCTTCGAGTTCCGGTTTCCAGTCGACCCTCGACCGCCGCTGATTACGCGTTTTCTTCCGCCTGACGGCCGTACTGACGGGAAATCCGAGGAACTGACGGCCGCTTCCCGCTCCGCATTAATGTAATCCTAACAACATCTATGAATCGCTGCGGGCGTTTCGTTGTCACGTTAGTTATTGCTTGTTTGTGACTCGCATCTTCGTCAGCGCTCGAATAGCATTACAATACTAGAATTGTAATTGTATGCGAGGCCCAGTCGTTCGATACGGCCAGATAAATGAGATTTCTCCAGAGAGACCGGTTGATTCCCGTCTCGGTTACAACGGCCATAACACCTATTAGGGATTTTTGTTTTATATTATCTGACATCACTGTAGACGTCTCTCTCGAATCAGAAAATAAATCCGTGATTTCTACGCTATATTTTACACTTTCGGCAGTTTGTATTCTAATGGTGAAAGTACGGTGTCTGTATATTACAGACAAGATGTCATTTGGAATGATTTAATAGCTATCACTTTTCTCTTAGCCCATGGGCAAGCGAGTCTTCATTACCGGTATCGCGGGCTTTCTCGGAAGCCACCTAGCCGACGCGTTCATCGAAGAAGGGTACGAGGTGGCCGGAAACGATAATCTGATCGGCGGATACGAGAGCAACGTCCCCGGCGAGGCGGAGTTCCACCACGTCGAGTGCCAGGACGTGGACGCGATGAAGGAAGCGATGGGCGACGCGGACATAGTCTATCACACGGCCGCACTCGCACACGAGGGACTCAGCGTCTTCTCGCCGGCGTTGATAAACGATCACCTCTATCAGGCGACGTCCGGGACGTTAGCCGCGGCGGCCGACTGCGACATCGACCGTTTCGTCTACTGTTCGAGTATGTCTCGATACGGAGAAAACGAGACACCGTTCACCGAAGACATGGAGCCTCGCCCGCAGGACCCGTACGCGATAAGCAAAGTCGCCGCGGAGGATCTGACGAAACTACTGGCCGACGTCCACGGGTTCGAGTACGTTATCGCGGTTCCGCACAACATCATCGGCCCGAGACAGAAGTACAACGACCCGTTCCGGAACGTCGCGGCTATCTTCATAAACCGGATGTTGCAGGGGAACCAGCCGATCATCTACGGAGACGGCGAACAGAAGCGTTGCTTCACGTTCATCCAAGACGACGTCCGCCCGCTAAAGAAACTCGCGCACGAGGACGCTGTCGTCGGCGAGACGATCAACATCGGTCCGGACGACGAGTTCATCACGATCAACACGCTGGCGGAGGTCATCGCCGACATCATCGACTTCGACTTGGATCCGATCTACGTGGAGGGCCGACCGCAGGAGGTCCAACTGGCCAACTGTTCGGCGGACAAAGCGCGCGAACTCCTCGACTACGAGCCGCGATACACCCTCCGCGACGGACTCGAAGAGATGGTCGAGTGGGTTCAAAGCGAAGGTCCGAAAGAGTTCGAGTATCACCTCGACCTCGAAATCGTGACCGAGCAGACGCCGGATACGTGGAAAGAACAGATGATCTGAGATGCCGCCCACGCTCGAACTCGGCGTAGATCGTTCTGTCGAGGGGCGGACAGGGACGTACCAGCGAGACATCCCGGGAACAACGGAGACGGGGGATACGGAAGATGGAACCAAACACGCCAGTTGAAGTCAACGTACTGAACCGAGATAAGCCCGCTATCGGAATCGTCGCGACCGACGACAACCACGACGCGATCGCGCGAATCGCGCTTCGCGCGAACCGGCGAGGCTACTCGCTACTCGTCACCTACGCCGGGGACTCCGAACCCGACTCGATCGAGATCGCCAGAGAGGCGGCCGCCATCGTCGTCCCCGCTCCCGGTACGGACTCCGTCGACGACGTCGGCGAGGACCAACTGTCGAAGACGGCGCGAGACCTCGGGTTTCCGGGGGTCGTCATCCACAGACGACACGACGAGTACGTCGACTACGATGCCGTCAAACAGTCCGAGCGCACCTCGAACGGGGAGTTCTACACCGTGGACGCGTTCAGCCGTTCGGCCGGACGCCAGAACTGTAACGTACTCGTCGGCATCCCCGCGTACAACGAGGGCGACCGGATAAGCGACGTCGTCACGGAGACGCGGAAGTACGCAGACATGACCGTCGTCGTCGACGACGGGAGCGCGGACGACACGGCGGAGATATCGCGGCGTGCCGGGGCCGTGGTCATCGAACACGAGCAGAATCGAGGGTACGGCGCGGCGTTACAGACGCTGTTCAAAGAGGCGAAGCAGCGCGACGCAGGGCACCTCGTAATCCTCGATGGCGACGGGCAGCACGACCCGGCGGACATCCCCAAACTCGTCGAGCGCCAGCGAGCGACCGGCGCGGAACTCGTCGTCGGGGACCGATTCGGCGAGGGCGCCAACAGCGACGTACCGCTGTACCGCCGATTGGGTCTCACGACCATCAACGTCCTCACTAACCTCAGTATGGGCGTCGTCCGCTCCGACGCGTGGATTCGAGATACGCAGAACGGATTCCGAGCGTACGACAAGCAAGCGATTCGAACGCTCGCAGAGACGAATAGTCTCGGCGAGCAGATGAGCGCGAGCACCGACATCCTCCACCACGCTCACAACCGAAAGTACGACATAGAGGAGGTGGGGACGACGGTCCGGTACGATATCGAAAACGCGAGCACTCACAATCCGATCAAACACGGCACCATCCTCGTGAGTAACATCCTGCGCACGGTAGAACGAGAACGGCCCCTGTTGGTGCTCGGGTTCCCCGGGTTCGCGAGCGCTTTCGTCGGACTCGGTCTCGGGTACTGGACGGTGTCGACGTATCTACTGACGAACGACTTCCCGCTCGAACTGGCGACCGTCGCCTCGTTCACAACGCTCGGCGGGCTCCTCGCGTGTTTCACAGCGATAATTCTCCACTCGCTCAAAGCGCACTATCCGTGACCGTGACAACGTTATCCTGCCGCCGAAACCGCCGAAACCGCCGTTCACACCGCCCGTCGAACACTCCGGAGGGCCGATGAGCGATCGAACGCGCTCGGGAACCGAAGCGATGAACGACCACTCGACGAGGCGGTCGATGGAGTGGCCGCGTCCGAAACAGGTCTACCTGACGCTCGACTTCGAGTGCGATTTCGGGACCGCGCTCGAGACGAACACCTACCAGGCCGTTTCGCGAGTCGACCGACTGGTCTCGGTCCTCGAATCCACGTCGACGCCGCTCACCTGCTTCGTCCAGACGGAACTGTTCGACGCCCGGCCCGAGGCGGTCGAATCGCTGAGACGGTGCGACGTCCCGGTTCGGTTTCATCCCCACTCGCACACGCACCGTCCGCGCGACCGGACGTCGATACGGGACGAAGTCGAGACGAGTACCGAGCGGTACACCCACTTCTTCGGCGAGCGTCCCACGGGGTATCGGTTCCCGAACGGCAACGTTCGAGACGCCGACTACGAGATACTGGCAGAGGCGGGATATCGGTTCGACGCGAGCGTCTTCCCGACGTGGCGACCCGGACACTTCAACAATACCGACGCGCCGACGACGCCGACGTACCTCGGCGAGTTCGACCTCTTCGAGATTCCGTTCACGGTTCTCGCTCCGTACGCGCCCGTCCCGACGGGACTCTCCTACGCGCGGATATTCGGCCGACCGTACACGAGTCAGTTGCGGCGCGCCCCACCTCGGCCGGTCGTGTTCAACATACACATGCACGACCTCTACACGCCGCCCTCGGTCGAACGCCTACCACGCCTGTACCGGGCGCTGTACCGTCGGAACGATCACGGATTCGAACTGCTCCGGAGAATCCTCACCCGATTTCACCGGTCGGAGTACTCCTTCGGCACTATCGACGGCGCGCACGAGCAGTTACGCGAGAGGACTCGCTCGCTCCCGCGGGAGTAGCCTGACGGACACAGTTTTCGCCGAAGACGGGAGAGTATCCGAACGCGCCGTCTCCCGTACCCCTCCAGAGATTGCGATCAGTCCGAGAGGAGTTCCGCGACTTCGGTCGCGAACTCTCGGTTCGCCGCGACTACGACGTCGTGCGGTTTCCCCTCGGTGAAGCCTATGCGTCGAGAGCGAAGGGAGCGGCCGTTCCAGTCAGTGACGGTGCCACCCGCCTCCGCGACGAGGCGAAACGCTCCGGCGAGTTCTTCGGCCGTCGACCGTTTCCCCTCGTGGAGGAGGCAGTAGTCGCCCGAGACGGCGACGTCGTACGCTCCGCGCGCGACGAGCGCCGAGTGGTGGCCGAGACTGCGGAAGTCACCGGGATATCCCAACCCCCAGAGCGCGGACGCGAGGTCAGACCGCTCAGCGAGCATATACTGGTCGACGAGTACGCCGGGCGGAGTCTGATCCGACATCGTGACAGCCGTTGTTTGGAGGCGCGTGCGCCGTCCATCCGGTTCCTCGGCCCACCGTCTCGTAAGGAACGCACCCTCGTCTCGGTACGCCTCGTACAGATCGCCCGTCGGGAGGACGAGATACCCCATCGCGACGACATCGCCGAACGTCGGGTCGATATCGTCGCAGATAGCGATGACCGGACCGAACGGTAGTTCACCGATTCCGTTCGCCAGATTGGCCGTGCCGTCGATTTCGTCGACGATGACGAGGTAATCGGCGTCGGAGGCGGTCGTCGTCGCCTGCTCTTCCGTGAGGACGGAATACCGTTCGTCCCGTTCGGCGAAGAACTGTTCGAACCGTTCGGTGAGCGAGCGGTCGAAGTCGGTCGTGAAATCGGAATCCTCGGTAGGTACGGCCGTTCGGTCTTCGTTCGACAGTTCTCCGAACGCACTGCGTGCGCGTCGGAGCGCACCTCGGACGACCGGTCGAAAGCGAGTCTGTTCGCTCACGTTCTGCGCTCCGTTCGAGACATGAACGACGCGTTGGTCTCAGTACCGGGTAGTAGTACCGATTCCGTCCATTGGACTCTTAGGGAGGCCCGGTGTCGGGATTCCACCCCGAGCCGTCAGTTACCGGAGAGTGTGAGGTGTTAGCGCTCGCTCACGAACTCTCTCGCCGCCTCTTGAGCGGACGGCATCACTTCTAACACGAGGAGACCGTCGAACTTCTCGGTGACGAGTCGAGTGACGCTCTCCATATCCATCGCTCCACCTCCGAACTCGAGTCCGTCTCTGGTGAGAGTCGAGTCGCAGAGGTGGATGACGCTGATACGGTCGCCGAACTCCGTGAGCAGTCGGTCGATAGTCGAAACGTAGTCCTCGTCTGCCATGTAGAGGTGCGCCGTGTCGAGGACGAGTTCGTGTCCCTGATCGATGATTACGCTCTCTACGTGTCGCGGGCTGATCCCCGGGTTGTTCTCGTAACCGTACTCTGACTCGAACGCCAGTCGCTCGAGTTCGGGGATGTGCATGTGGATGACTCGATTCGAGTGTACGACCAGG
Proteins encoded in this region:
- a CDS encoding protoporphyrinogen/coproporphyrinogen oxidase, with translation MGVTIIGAGVAGCTTGYLLSQRGYDVTIVEKGEIGGLLREIEFDTGYHSDSAPHLLFFDEEEEAIVGELFSEFTDLKHHNFYAKSYPTNDLDEPHDYPVTRSNIDLWEDHEQIRAELDEAVGKTDADYFDQFMLKQVGPTLYERYYEGYTRKHWGIEPDRITGDWFDFKISFPDEEDSFFDGGAFYPQKKYTTILHEMISDCDVVRDGVTGLDTNGNEIRALETESGRRIEDDLFVSTIDPSILVDDVDVSLNYRSMVILGAHVEASERLFPPHVNWAYFPNEYEFTRVTDYDFTPQEIPEDEYILTIEFPCFLDEDMWSRSDEWFEDYLLSFFDDHDIEAEVLSLEARRAPRAYPLPVEEELEKFELINGRVSEYENMHNLGRVSTYEYIWIKDIVQQAYETVDDITARAAPRE
- a CDS encoding sulfatase-like hydrolase/transferase, producing MRIDDLLRSVKSSFGEETYDLLRERLRPLYRTARYDVVQPVQNRLRFERRLRDVPAQQLDDRDVLFVVVDCLRNDHLSRAGYDRETTPFLDSLSGYSPNCVAAAPWTYSSVPSLLSGLYAHNHGAAYDQELRNQSVKNPPATVREDVYTLPELLAKDGYETYFDSAIVTAELPVRGRFERTAVHHDAPADELIDRFLDWWDSTGESRFGYLQLGDLHSPLHRPEESPFGEVEDVPNVERWDFTTTTEPREEFETYRRERIRLYDTVLRSVDAELRRLFEALSARGDLDDTLVVVTGDHGEEFWERVELERRHFHDPRGAYGTGHGHALVPEVLFVPLILAGGWEHNTDGVVSTTDVVPTVLAELGARDSVGEYDGVPLDRPPEDRVVLSEEIAYGYDQQAVVRGSHLLIDSPHESETVVLDLESDRQIDDPDVEAELRSFLTDDKRVGDPSHLDSRTEDQLADLGYL
- a CDS encoding glycosyltransferase family 2 protein, whose translation is MGRLLSRDRTKEEEYPLVGIVVLTWENYEDTAECLESIRSVAYPNFETIVVDNGSADGSRERLVEEFDWCTFVLNDENRGFAGGNNPGIACALSRGVDYVLLLNNDTVVEPDFLTPLVETAEKNEDVVGVGGVEYRAGSDEILRAGGKFYPYLGGRVTPVREVEAETPYETNYVPSSLLLLDGEFVETNDVLHEGYFLGMDDVDVAVQARKQGKRMFVDPRSTIHHKEGMTGDRSPFMTYHWMRNRLQFASMRLTGLTRGIFYLMFALTVVQFSLIWIARRRGDLLRSTYYGVADHARDGGFRSYEFFG
- a CDS encoding NAD-dependent epimerase/dehydratase family protein, which encodes MGKRVFITGIAGFLGSHLADAFIEEGYEVAGNDNLIGGYESNVPGEAEFHHVECQDVDAMKEAMGDADIVYHTAALAHEGLSVFSPALINDHLYQATSGTLAAAADCDIDRFVYCSSMSRYGENETPFTEDMEPRPQDPYAISKVAAEDLTKLLADVHGFEYVIAVPHNIIGPRQKYNDPFRNVAAIFINRMLQGNQPIIYGDGEQKRCFTFIQDDVRPLKKLAHEDAVVGETINIGPDDEFITINTLAEVIADIIDFDLDPIYVEGRPQEVQLANCSADKARELLDYEPRYTLRDGLEEMVEWVQSEGPKEFEYHLDLEIVTEQTPDTWKEQMI
- a CDS encoding glycosyltransferase family 2 protein, producing MEPNTPVEVNVLNRDKPAIGIVATDDNHDAIARIALRANRRGYSLLVTYAGDSEPDSIEIAREAAAIVVPAPGTDSVDDVGEDQLSKTARDLGFPGVVIHRRHDEYVDYDAVKQSERTSNGEFYTVDAFSRSAGRQNCNVLVGIPAYNEGDRISDVVTETRKYADMTVVVDDGSADDTAEISRRAGAVVIEHEQNRGYGAALQTLFKEAKQRDAGHLVILDGDGQHDPADIPKLVERQRATGAELVVGDRFGEGANSDVPLYRRLGLTTINVLTNLSMGVVRSDAWIRDTQNGFRAYDKQAIRTLAETNSLGEQMSASTDILHHAHNRKYDIEEVGTTVRYDIENASTHNPIKHGTILVSNILRTVERERPLLVLGFPGFASAFVGLGLGYWTVSTYLLTNDFPLELATVASFTTLGGLLACFTAIILHSLKAHYP
- a CDS encoding polysaccharide deacetylase family protein, producing the protein MSDRTRSGTEAMNDHSTRRSMEWPRPKQVYLTLDFECDFGTALETNTYQAVSRVDRLVSVLESTSTPLTCFVQTELFDARPEAVESLRRCDVPVRFHPHSHTHRPRDRTSIRDEVETSTERYTHFFGERPTGYRFPNGNVRDADYEILAEAGYRFDASVFPTWRPGHFNNTDAPTTPTYLGEFDLFEIPFTVLAPYAPVPTGLSYARIFGRPYTSQLRRAPPRPVVFNIHMHDLYTPPSVERLPRLYRALYRRNDHGFELLRRILTRFHRSEYSFGTIDGAHEQLRERTRSLPRE
- a CDS encoding inositol monophosphatase family protein, producing the protein MSEQTRFRPVVRGALRRARSAFGELSNEDRTAVPTEDSDFTTDFDRSLTERFEQFFAERDERYSVLTEEQATTTASDADYLVIVDEIDGTANLANGIGELPFGPVIAICDDIDPTFGDVVAMGYLVLPTGDLYEAYRDEGAFLTRRWAEEPDGRRTRLQTTAVTMSDQTPPGVLVDQYMLAERSDLASALWGLGYPGDFRSLGHHSALVARGAYDVAVSGDYCLLHEGKRSTAEELAGAFRLVAEAGGTVTDWNGRSLRSRRIGFTEGKPHDVVVAANREFATEVAELLSD
- a CDS encoding sugar phosphate isomerase/epimerase family protein translates to MSEDDLTIVGKAPPEPLELERANDRGFDDVELYLERSHLEDVNETLEIVADARVDVVSVHTPHVPIDDPEWMVRADELSNALDAYLVVHSNRVIHMHIPELERLAFESEYGYENNPGISPRHVESVIIDQGHELVLDTAHLYMADEDYVSTIDRLLTEFGDRISVIHLCDSTLTRDGLEFGGGAMDMESVTRLVTEKFDGLLVLEVMPSAQEAAREFVSER